From a region of the Fischerella sp. JS2 genome:
- a CDS encoding SDR family oxidoreductase: MKNLAGKTVVLTGAAGGIGVFIARALAKEKATVVGVSRSQEKLENIRAEVEVAGGTYLSIPFDISKLEELPLLVQQINQHVGQIDVLINNAAIEKYRPFQNYSLNDIQSILITNLLAGMELTRLVLPSMLERNSGHIVNISSGSGKKGAPYNSIYSASKAGLIMWTDAMRQELIDTNVGVSVICPGYTKAGMYLKFGLPAPKLARVSEPKTVAIAVIDAIKNNKAEVILDGLLTRLLFSNVQLFPEFGDAIYRWIGLTNLNQTCAENQILAERRSHQ; this comes from the coding sequence ATGAAAAATCTTGCAGGGAAGACAGTAGTTTTAACTGGTGCTGCGGGTGGTATAGGAGTATTTATTGCTCGGGCGCTAGCAAAAGAAAAAGCAACTGTAGTTGGTGTTTCTCGTTCCCAAGAAAAATTAGAAAATATCCGTGCTGAAGTAGAAGTTGCTGGTGGTACATACCTCAGCATTCCCTTTGATATCAGCAAATTAGAAGAATTACCATTACTTGTCCAGCAAATTAATCAACATGTAGGTCAAATTGATGTTTTGATTAATAATGCTGCGATTGAAAAATATAGACCTTTTCAAAATTACTCTCTCAATGATATCCAGTCAATACTGATAACTAATCTATTAGCAGGAATGGAATTAACTCGGTTAGTATTACCGAGTATGTTGGAACGTAATAGTGGTCACATTGTCAATATTTCCTCTGGTTCTGGGAAAAAAGGAGCGCCTTACAACAGCATTTATTCTGCCAGTAAAGCTGGTTTAATTATGTGGACAGATGCAATGCGGCAAGAATTAATTGATACTAACGTAGGCGTTTCTGTGATTTGTCCAGGATACACAAAAGCAGGGATGTATTTGAAATTTGGCTTACCAGCACCCAAACTAGCGCGTGTTTCTGAACCAAAAACCGTAGCGATCGCAGTTATAGATGCCATCAAAAACAACAAAGCAGAAGTCATCCTTGATGGATTACTAACCAGGCTTCTCTTTTCTAATGTACAACTTTTTCCAGAATTTGGAGATGCTATTTACCGTTGGATTGGTTTAACCAATCTCAACCAAACTTGTGCAGAAAATCAAATACTAGCTGAAAGACGTTCACATCAGTAG